Below is a genomic region from Echinicola rosea.
AGTAACCAGCCCTGGGAACTGTACCTTAAACCAAACGATGGCAAAGCCAAAGCCGTCCAGCTCACAAATGGTCAAAGTGAAGCCTTCAAATCCTATGAATGGCGGGATCCCGAATTGGTTCATTTTGAGGCCCAAGACGGTGCTCAAGTACCAGCCAGGCTGTACACCCCTACTCCCTCTACCGCCAATGGTGCCGCAGTGATATTTGTCCACGGAGCAGGATACCTCCAAAACGCCCATAAATGGTGGTCAAGCTATTTCAGGGAATATACATTTCACAATTTACTGGCCGATTTAGGCTATACCGTTTTGGATATCGACTACAGGGGAAGCGCCGGATACGGCCGGGACTGGCGAACGGGCATCTACCGACACATGGGCGGCAAGGACCTCTCCGACCAAGTGGATGGCGCCAAATACCTGATCGATGAATTAGGAATCGATTCCGAAAAAATCGGTATTTACGGCGGCAGCTATGGAGGGTTCATCACGCTGATGGCTTTGTTTAACGAGTCCGAGACCTTTGCAGCAGGAGCTGCCTTGCGCTCCGTTACGGACTGGGCCCACTATAACCACGGCTACACTTCCAATATCCTTAACGAGCCTTTCAATGACCCTATTGCTTACCGGAGAAGTTCGCCCATTTACTTTGCCGAAGGCCTTCAAGGACACCTCCTGATCGCACATGGAATGGTAGATGTAAATGTGCACTTTCAAGATGTGGTAAGGCTTTCACAACGGTTGATCGAATTGGGAAAGGACAACTGGGAGATGGCCGTATATCCGGTGGAAGACCATGGTTTTGTGGAGCCAAGCAGCTGGACAGATGAGTACAAGCGCATTCTCAAGCTCTTTAACAGCACACTGTTGGACGAATCCACTGACTAACAAATCATATTACTTAAAAAAAACAAAAATTTATTTTAACTTTAGAATATTCACGATCTAATATTCGTCATATTATAACCCAACCATAATATCATGAAAATTCTAAAGACCGCTCTTCTTGCCATCCTAGGGCTGGCTGTTTTAGTGCTCATCATCGCTGCGTTTGTCCCTCGCGAAATGAATGTGGAAAAAAGCGTGGTTATCAATCGTCCCGTTGAGGAAGTTTTTGATTATGTGAAGATGCTGAAAAACCAAAATGAGTTTTCGGTGTGGATGACGATAGATCCCAAAATGAAAAAGTCGTACGAAGGGGTGGATGGCACGGTGGGAGCCGTTACCAAATGGGACAGCCAAAACGAAGAGGTAGGCAAGGGCGAACAAGAAATCACAGCCATAGAAGCCAATAAACGGATCGATTCCGAGCTGCGCTTTATAAGGCCCTATGAATCAACCGCACAGGCATACATGATCACCCAAAAGGCTTCTGCCCATCAGACCAAGGTGATTTGGGGCTTTCATGGAGAAAGTAAATACCCAATGAACCTGCTCCAAAAAATCATTGGAATAGAAGAAATACTTGGAGATCAACTGCAGCAAGGACTGGACACGCTCAAAGACCAAATGGAAGGATGAGTGGCTGTCTCACAAATCCTACAATGTCAGTATGAGTGGCGTGAAGTGGTCTTTTCGCATTTACGGGGGCTTACCTGTCTAAAGGACAAAAGGCAGGCCTCTCCCGTAACTGCTACTGATTGATGAAAACCCTGTCCCTGATTTAATGCCGACAAGGTCCCTGATTTGCAATTCCCCCTCAATCTAATATAACCATTTCCACTCGCCTGTTTTTTTCCCTTCCTTCGGTGGAGCCATTATCTGCAATAGGCTCACTCCCCCCCATTCCACGAAGCATGATGCGCTCAAATTGGATCCCATGGTCCACCATATAATCCCTGATCGCACTGGCCCGCTCCATAGAAAGTTGCTTGTTTAGGGCTGCATTGCCTACATTATCGGTATGACCTTCCAGTCTGATCTTCTTGGAGGGGTTCTCCTTCATAAAATCCACCAGTTGATCAATATAGGTCAAGGAGTTTTGGTCAGCCAGATCGGCTGTTCCTTTCATAAACAAAACCTCTTGCAAAACCAAACTTGTCCCTTTATCTGCTGGCGTGAGCATCACCAACTCTTTTTCTCGTAAATCATTCACCAAGATCGTCTCAGGAAGGTAGTTTTCGGACGATATGGTCACTTTTATGGCCCTTTCCCGGAGGGGGAGCTCGTGGGCTCCTTTTAGCCCTTCCTCGACACCTACTTTATCTCCATTTGCGTTCTTGAACGTCACCTTAAAAGGAATCTCAGCATTGGTATTTTTATCCAATGCACTAACCTTGATCTTGGAATTGAGGAGGGGTGTTTCTGCTATCGCTTCCTTCTCGTCCACCGGTGATATTACCGATTTCTCCGCCAAACCTTCTTTTACTTTTTGTGGCTCCACAGGCTCCGCTGGCACTTCTTCAGCCACTTGTGCCTGCTCCTTAGCAGGCATGGATGTAGCATTACTTTCCTCCTCAGCAATAGCAGCCTCTTTAGGTGCCGAAGAGGCAATGGATGTTCCCAAATTTACCTCAGCTGTGTTGGCTTCTGAAGCCGGACTATTCTCGCTGACGGGGAAACTAGCGGCCAAAAAACGCTCGTTTGCAGCAGGTGCAATTTCCTCCAGCACAATTTCCTCTTTTCTTCTCATCAGGATATCTCCATAGCCTTCACTGTTTTGGGTAGTCGTGACAAAAGCCGTATAGGGGCTGTTAGGGTCGATAAAATACGAGAGCTCTACCCCTCTGGAATTGATATCGTCTTTAAGCATTTTGGGGGCAGTCCACCTTTCCCAAGAATCATCAATCCGCTGGGAATAATAAATGTCCCTGCCCTCTCCGGTCCCATGACCGTTGGAAGAAAAATAGAGCACTTGCTTGTCGTCGGACAAAAAAGGCGTCATCTCCTGCTCATAGCTGTTTACATCAGCACCAATGTTCTTTGGTACTGACCATTTCCCTTCAGACTGTTTGAAACTTACATAGATATCCTCATTACCAAAAGTCCCATAGGTATTCATGGACATGATGAGGATTTCGCCGGACGGATGCAAGCGAGCGCTAAAAGTCTTTCCATTGTTTTTAAAACTTCCAAAATCCAACTGGTATTCATATTTCCAATCCGTTTCACCTGTTCGGCGGTACAGGTGGATACCATGGGGTTTCTTCTTTCCATCATGGTACACCAATGCCGTGTTATCATCTGGAAACCCAATAAACAAGTCGTAGCCTGTCGTACTCAAGCTGGCCACAGGCTTGGCTTCTTGCCATTGGTTAAAATCATCTTTTTTGCTGTACCAGACATCCCCATAATCCCTGCTGCCACCAGTATTGTCAGGGTGGAAAGCCACGCTGAGAAACAGCTCTTCCCTTGAGGAAAGCACGGGCTGCTGCTCATCGTATGGGGTATTGACCTGCTTGAGGGCATAGATCCCTTGGCCAAAAGACGGTGTAAATGCACAAAAAGCAAGCACCGGAACCGTGCTTGCTTTTAGAATTGTTGATTTTAGTTTTTCTGTTACCTTCATTTTATTGATCTAATACAATCGCAAATACTAATGGCGCCACAATGGTCGCATCAGATTCGATGATGTATTTTGGCGTGTCGATCCCCAGTTTTCCCCAAGTGATCTTTTCATTGGGGACCGCTCCCGAATAAGAGCCATATGAGGTCGTCGAGTCAGAAATCTGGCAAAAATAGCCCCAAAGCGGCACATTTTCGCGTTGCAGATCCTGATGAAGCATCGGCACCACGCAAATGGGAAAATCCCCTGCGATGCCTCCTCCTACTTGGAAAAAACCAACGGTACTCTCCTCCTTGGCATTTTCCGTGTACCATTCTGCCAAATACATCATGTACTGAATACCGGTTTTTACGGTATGGACATTTTTCACATCTCCGGTGATCACATGTCCTGCAAACATATTGCCCAATGTAGAATCTTCCCATCCTGGTACGATGATCGGAAGGTTCTTTTTGGCTGCTTCGAGCAGCCAACTGTTTTTAGGGTCAATCTGATAATGTTCCTCCAGTTTTCCAGAAAGCAGGATTTTGTAGAAAAACTCATGGGGAAAGTAGCTTTCGCCGGCACGATCGGCTTTTACCCATTCCTCCAAGATGACATCTTCTATTCTTCTCATCGCTTCCATCTCTGGAATACAGGTATCCGTGACCCTGTTCATATGCCTGTCTAGCAAATCCTGTTCCTCTTCTGGTGAAAGATGCCGATAATGTGGTACTCTTTCATAATAATCGTGCGCCACTAGGTTAAAAACATCTTCTTCGAGGTTGGCTCCGGTACAGGTGATGATATGCACCTTGTCCTCCCGGATCATTTCTGCCAGTGAAATGCCCAATTCTGCTGTGGACATGGCACCCGCAAGGGTGACCATCATTTTTCCGTTGTTGTCCAAGTGGGCCTTGTAGCCTTCTGCCGCGTCAATCAAAGCGGCAGCATTAAAATGTCTGTAATGGTGTTTGAGAAATGCTGTTATTTTCATCAAGAATAATGTTTACGTCCTCATTAAAATTACTGATATTATCCGATACAAAAAAAGCCCGGAACGTACCGGGCTTTTGATATTTTTCAATTTCCCATCAGGGAGAATCATTCACCTGCTGCAGTACTGTCTTTGTCAGCTTTTGCCGGTACAGCAGTATCGCCGGACTTATAAGCCTCATTAAGTCCCTTGGTGACGTCCTTGGTCACATCCATGGCATCGTGTGCATACCATACGCCTCCGCCCCTGGTATAACTCAACACCATTTCCAGGCCATTTTCTTCTGCATAGCCTTTCATGAACACCTGAATCTTGTCATATACCTTATTGTAGAGCTCCGTTTCATCAGCAGAGAGTTCTTGCATCAAGTTATTTCTGTACGTCATGAGATTTTGCTCCTTTTTCATCAAGTCCTCTTGTTTGGCCCTGGATTGGTTAGGAGTCATGTTTTGCGCAGATTGCTGAAAATTGGCCACTTCCTGCTCAAACCCCTTGGCACGATTGGCCAGCTCACTCTCGTAGCGCTTGCCCTTTTCAGAAATCTCATCTGATTTGTCCTTAAAAAACTGGTAGTTATTAATCACACTGTCGGTATTGATATAAGCAATTTTCAATTCGCTCAAATCGACCGTACCACCATTTGATCCTTCGTTACTTGTAGAGTTAGTTTGGTTTCCTTGGTTACAGGCCGTAAAAAGAATTGCAGCCATTCCCAAAATGCCTAATGCTTTGCTAATGTTTTTCACTTTTCTTGTTTATTATTTCAACTTGCCGCAAATATAAACAAAGTTCTCATTCTACAAATTGGTTGTTGGGTTATTTAGCAGGGTTAATGCATTTAAAAAATGTTCTAAAAAAATATATCCTGCGCAAGCCGGTACGTATTGGCGTGGGCTTCGATGATATGGCCGATCTTTTCGGAATACCCGCCTCCCATACAGCACATGATGGGCAGCCCATGCTGATAGGCCGTCTCCAGTACTATTCTATCGCGGTCCCGGCAACCTTGGATGCTCAATCCCAGCCTGCCCAGCTTGTCTGTGGACAGTACGTCCACACCACATTGGTAGATGATAAAATCGGGCATTACCCGATCGATCAGTCGTGGCAAATATTCTTTTAGTGTCTTTATGTAGAATTCATCCCCCACTTTGTCGGGCAAGGGCACATCGAGATCAGACTTTTCCTTGTGCAAAGGGTAATTGGCAGCACCATGCATGCTGAACGTGAACACCGCCTCTTCGTCTTTGAAGATCTCGGCAGTGCCATTGCCCTGGTGGACGTCCAGATCGACCACAAGCACCTTCTTTGACAGCTGGTTTTTGATCAGGTAATGTGCGGAGATCGCAATGTCATTGAGCAGGCAGAAGCCTTCCCCCCTTGTCCGAAAACGCATGATGAGTGCCCCCAGCGACATTCATGGCGATGCCATTTTCTAGCGCAAACAGGCACGCCTGTACAGAGCCGTCCATGATGTGAACCTCACGTTCTACCAATGCGGCACTCATCGGAAACCCTGTTTTCCGGATTTCCGATTTGGAAAGGGTAAGTTCTGTTAGTTTCTGGAGATAGCCTTCTTTGTGAGGGCCGATGATCCACTTCCGGTCCAAGGCTCGCGGCTCAAATAGGTTTCCTTGTGTTATGGTACCTTCGTATAGTAATTGTTGAGGTAAAAGTTCATACTTTTCCATCGGAAATCTGTGCCCAGCGGGCAATGGATGTGCATATCTGGAAGACCAGGCGATCTTTAACATAGACGACAAAATAAAACCGTTTGATGGGTTTCAACAAACGGTTTGGCCAATAAGTTTTAGTAAGAACAATGATTACTCCTCAATATCCTCAGACTGAAAAGAATAAAGGGTATCGTCAAGCTTAATGGTATCGTCGTTAAATTCCTTTATGAATTTTTTAATCACGGCGTCATCGATTTGGTCCACATGCAGAGCAGCGTCCACACCGATACCAAAATCATGATTGGTGTCCATATCTATAAACTCCTGAACCTTTACAGCCTCTTCTTCTTCCAGGTCCATGATGATTTCTGTGATAAACCAGCCAATCTCCTCTTCATCATTGTCCAGGGGCTTGAGGTTTCCGTTTTCATCCTCCTCATAGTGAATCCCTTTAAAATCCGGGAATTTCTGTGCAGCTTTGTGCTCTGCCAGTTCATAGATTTCACTAGAGTGATGCAGCCTCAACGTATAGAGTGCAGCATCATAAATCACTTCCCTTCCCTCAAACATCCCTATAAAGTAAAAATTTTTGAACTCATCGTTGTTCCCATCTGAAGGTATCACCTTGTAGGATTTCCCTGAAGCCTTTAACTCTTCCTTCAAGGCTTTGATTGTCTCGGGCTTAAACCCATCATTCTTATATAACATATCTACTGTCAAAAGGGTGTATTAATTAATATTCTAATCAATTGATATAAAAATGTACATCCTGAATTGCATCAATCTACACTCAAACTCTACTAAGTAATTAAATTACAACTAATTACAATAAAAAAAAATGAATGCAGAAAAATTTCAGGTCCCAAATTCTATCATCAGCCATGTGCTGAACTACTTCTCGCTATCAAACAACGAAACGCCAAAGAGGGCATTGATGATTGATAAAATAAAACTGAACAATAATGCCCACCAAAATCCATCCACGACAAACCCAGGGATGATTTCTGCAGCAAACAAAATAATCAGTGCATTAATTACTAGCAAAAACAAGCCCAATGTCACAATCGTGATCGGAATGGTCAAAATGATCAATATAGGTTTTATGGTATAATTCAACAAACTGATGACCGCAGCAATGACCACCGCGATCCAGAAATCTTCTACATAAACCCCTGGCAAAAGATATCCCGTAATAATGACAGCCAAACCAGCCACAACTAACTGGACGAGGATATTACCCCAGCTATTGCGTTTATCACTCATATTATTACCTATTAGATTTTAAGTTTAGCATAAAATACAAGTGCATAATACCAGATTAATAATGCTTATACAATAAAAATCATCACTAAAAATCATGAAAGATATCATCTTTAACAAAATTTATCAGGCCTTACTCAAATTTTACGGTTTAAGAAATTATCTTTGTAATCTAAAATCAACAATAAAATCAAGTGATATTAATAGTATTCTTCCTTCTTCACTGGTATTTCTCCCTGTTTTGCCAGAGTTTCTTTCTGCACCGCTATGCAGCCCACCAGATGTTCATCATGAACAAATTCTGGGAAAAGTTCTTTTACCTTTTCACTTGGGCATGTCAAGGCAGTTCCTATCTGTCTCCAAGGGCTTATGCCATTCTTCACAGAATGCACCATGCCTATAGTGATACACCTAA
It encodes:
- a CDS encoding SRPBCC family protein, with the translated sequence MKILKTALLAILGLAVLVLIIAAFVPREMNVEKSVVINRPVEEVFDYVKMLKNQNEFSVWMTIDPKMKKSYEGVDGTVGAVTKWDSQNEEVGKGEQEITAIEANKRIDSELRFIRPYESTAQAYMITQKASAHQTKVIWGFHGESKYPMNLLQKIIGIEEILGDQLQQGLDTLKDQMEG
- a CDS encoding OmpA family protein, whose translation is MKVTEKLKSTILKASTVPVLAFCAFTPSFGQGIYALKQVNTPYDEQQPVLSSREELFLSVAFHPDNTGGSRDYGDVWYSKKDDFNQWQEAKPVASLSTTGYDLFIGFPDDNTALVYHDGKKKPHGIHLYRRTGETDWKYEYQLDFGSFKNNGKTFSARLHPSGEILIMSMNTYGTFGNEDIYVSFKQSEGKWSVPKNIGADVNSYEQEMTPFLSDDKQVLYFSSNGHGTGEGRDIYYSQRIDDSWERWTAPKMLKDDINSRGVELSYFIDPNSPYTAFVTTTQNSEGYGDILMRRKEEIVLEEIAPAANERFLAASFPVSENSPASEANTAEVNLGTSIASSAPKEAAIAEEESNATSMPAKEQAQVAEEVPAEPVEPQKVKEGLAEKSVISPVDEKEAIAETPLLNSKIKVSALDKNTNAEIPFKVTFKNANGDKVGVEEGLKGAHELPLRERAIKVTISSENYLPETILVNDLREKELVMLTPADKGTSLVLQEVLFMKGTADLADQNSLTYIDQLVDFMKENPSKKIRLEGHTDNVGNAALNKQLSMERASAIRDYMVDHGIQFERIMLRGMGGSEPIADNGSTEGREKNRRVEMVILD
- a CDS encoding deoxyhypusine synthase family protein, whose amino-acid sequence is MKITAFLKHHYRHFNAAALIDAAEGYKAHLDNNGKMMVTLAGAMSTAELGISLAEMIREDKVHIITCTGANLEEDVFNLVAHDYYERVPHYRHLSPEEEQDLLDRHMNRVTDTCIPEMEAMRRIEDVILEEWVKADRAGESYFPHEFFYKILLSGKLEEHYQIDPKNSWLLEAAKKNLPIIVPGWEDSTLGNMFAGHVITGDVKNVHTVKTGIQYMMYLAEWYTENAKEESTVGFFQVGGGIAGDFPICVVPMLHQDLQRENVPLWGYFCQISDSTTSYGSYSGAVPNEKITWGKLGIDTPKYIIESDATIVAPLVFAIVLDQ
- a CDS encoding OmpH family outer membrane protein encodes the protein MKNISKALGILGMAAILFTACNQGNQTNSTSNEGSNGGTVDLSELKIAYINTDSVINNYQFFKDKSDEISEKGKRYESELANRAKGFEQEVANFQQSAQNMTPNQSRAKQEDLMKKEQNLMTYRNNLMQELSADETELYNKVYDKIQVFMKGYAEENGLEMVLSYTRGGGVWYAHDAMDVTKDVTKGLNEAYKSGDTAVPAKADKDSTAAGE
- a CDS encoding phage holin family protein, producing MSDKRNSWGNILVQLVVAGLAVIITGYLLPGVYVEDFWIAVVIAAVISLLNYTIKPILIILTIPITIVTLGLFLLVINALIILFAAEIIPGFVVDGFWWALLFSFILSIINALFGVSLFDSEK